One Bdellovibrio bacteriovorus str. Tiberius DNA segment encodes these proteins:
- a CDS encoding Glu/Leu/Phe/Val family dehydrogenase → MKEPTLGTFEIISKHGDHEQVVFCNDPHVGLKAIIAIHNTSLGPALGGTRMWNYKNEDEALVDVLRLSKGMTYKAAASGLNLGGGKAVIIGDPKTQKSEGLFRAFGQFVNSLNGKYITAEDVGTSVQDMEHIYMETPWVTGIPKDFGGSGDPSPYTAHGVLMGIKASAKEKFGTDALKGLHIAVQGLGNVGSNLVKYLVEEGAVITVADIDMNRTKNVADKFGAKAVSSDDILFTECDILAPCALGAVVNDQSITKLRTKVIAGGANNVLAEARHGDQLKELGILYAPDYVINAGGLMNVFVELEGYSPERAFEKTKRVYDNILKVYEIAKRDGIGTHTAADRLAEERINTIGRLKQRHPGKSSRAFTTLREVHNR, encoded by the coding sequence ATGAAGGAGCCTACATTGGGAACTTTTGAGATTATCTCTAAGCATGGTGATCATGAGCAGGTTGTTTTCTGTAACGACCCTCATGTTGGTTTGAAAGCGATCATCGCTATTCACAACACCTCTTTGGGGCCTGCACTAGGCGGCACCCGTATGTGGAACTATAAGAACGAAGACGAGGCTCTTGTTGACGTTCTTCGTTTGTCCAAAGGTATGACTTATAAAGCAGCTGCTTCCGGCCTGAATCTGGGCGGTGGTAAAGCAGTTATCATCGGCGATCCTAAGACTCAAAAGTCTGAAGGTCTGTTCCGTGCTTTCGGTCAGTTCGTGAACTCTCTGAACGGTAAATACATCACTGCTGAAGACGTTGGTACGTCTGTTCAGGACATGGAGCACATCTACATGGAGACTCCTTGGGTGACTGGTATCCCTAAGGACTTCGGTGGTTCCGGCGATCCATCTCCGTACACTGCACACGGTGTATTGATGGGTATCAAAGCTTCCGCTAAAGAAAAATTCGGCACCGACGCTTTGAAAGGCCTTCATATCGCCGTTCAAGGTCTGGGTAACGTGGGTTCCAACCTGGTGAAATACCTGGTTGAAGAAGGCGCTGTGATCACAGTGGCTGATATCGACATGAACCGCACTAAAAACGTGGCTGATAAGTTCGGCGCTAAAGCTGTCAGCTCTGATGACATTTTGTTCACAGAGTGTGACATCCTGGCACCATGTGCATTGGGCGCGGTCGTGAATGATCAGTCCATCACTAAATTGAGAACTAAAGTTATCGCTGGTGGCGCGAACAACGTATTGGCTGAAGCCCGTCACGGTGATCAGTTGAAAGAACTGGGCATCTTGTATGCTCCGGACTACGTAATCAACGCCGGTGGTCTGATGAACGTATTCGTTGAACTAGAGGGCTACTCTCCAGAGCGCGCCTTCGAAAAGACAAAACGCGTTTACGACAACATCCTTAAAGTTTACGAAATCGCAAAACGTGACGGTATCGGTACACACACCGCTGCGGACCGTTTGGCCGAAGAGCGTATCAACACAATTGGTCGCCTAAAACAACGCCACCCAGGCAAATCTTCCCGCGCGTTCACCACGCTGCGTGAAGTTCATAACAGATAG
- a CDS encoding 2OG-Fe(II) oxygenase family protein: protein MIKTLFPTFVYYAPLASKDKSLNKDLKQESVKIAEVDEEGQIWSQKNYKGGFTSYGSMSQLHQFSSTFGDLEKEINKHVRKFVKHLEMDIDPKELRMSSCWVNIMPTDVIHTMHLHPLSVISGTYYVQTPKNCSAIKFEDPRLDSFMASPPRKHNAKVHNQRYHSLEPQEGHVVLFESWLRHEVPKNDSNKERISISFNYDWV from the coding sequence ATGATAAAAACACTCTTCCCCACCTTCGTTTACTATGCTCCCTTGGCGAGCAAAGACAAATCCCTGAACAAGGACCTGAAACAAGAGTCCGTGAAAATTGCCGAAGTCGATGAAGAAGGTCAGATCTGGTCGCAAAAGAACTACAAAGGCGGCTTCACCTCTTACGGATCCATGAGCCAGTTGCACCAGTTTTCGTCCACCTTTGGGGATCTTGAAAAAGAGATCAACAAACACGTTCGCAAGTTCGTAAAACATCTTGAAATGGACATTGACCCAAAAGAGCTGCGCATGTCTTCGTGTTGGGTGAACATCATGCCGACAGATGTGATTCACACCATGCACTTGCATCCACTTTCTGTGATCAGCGGGACTTATTATGTTCAGACACCGAAAAACTGCTCGGCGATCAAATTCGAGGATCCGCGCCTGGATTCGTTTATGGCGTCACCTCCACGCAAGCACAACGCCAAGGTTCACAACCAGCGCTATCACTCGCTAGAGCCTCAGGAAGGTCATGTGGTGCTGTTTGAATCCTGGTTGCGCCATGAAGTTCCCAAAAACGATTCCAACAAAGAACGCATCAGCATCAGCTTTAACTACGACTGGGTGTAA
- a CDS encoding tetratricopeptide repeat protein, which produces MSTKISKDDLKSPDQVTQTLRKGFVWTTGHSKIVIAAVAAFIVLGVGYSIATHLSDKKETAQQEKYFLLEKAYSTKKSGFEEAARAEQINAQSKDKKNVPAFDPAKKASGDLQKDYGTVVAGFESFINDAPKTKAAQMAALNLSEIYLTYKKNDEAAAVLAKVEPGLKSGDVLTALVLMQTGNVQADKGDCKAAVEKWEKLADSKNLAFAHDEAKLRMGLCFESMNDLAKAEALYTEIAKKEDMNTTDFAAAKEAQKYLRLLKAKKNL; this is translated from the coding sequence TTGAGCACTAAAATTTCTAAAGACGATTTGAAGTCCCCGGATCAGGTCACTCAAACTTTGAGAAAAGGTTTTGTCTGGACCACTGGTCACTCCAAAATTGTAATCGCAGCCGTTGCTGCCTTCATCGTGTTGGGTGTGGGTTACTCCATCGCCACTCATTTGTCTGATAAGAAAGAAACAGCTCAGCAGGAAAAATACTTCCTTCTTGAAAAGGCTTACAGCACGAAAAAAAGCGGCTTTGAAGAAGCGGCTCGTGCTGAGCAGATCAATGCTCAAAGCAAAGACAAAAAGAACGTTCCGGCCTTCGATCCGGCTAAAAAAGCTTCCGGTGATCTGCAAAAGGATTACGGCACAGTCGTGGCGGGCTTTGAGTCTTTCATCAATGACGCTCCTAAAACCAAAGCAGCTCAAATGGCAGCTTTGAACCTGAGCGAAATCTATCTGACTTATAAAAAGAATGATGAAGCTGCGGCGGTATTGGCGAAAGTCGAGCCGGGTCTGAAAAGCGGCGACGTTCTGACCGCTTTGGTACTGATGCAGACTGGAAATGTTCAGGCTGACAAAGGTGACTGTAAAGCGGCTGTTGAAAAATGGGAAAAGCTGGCTGACAGCAAAAACCTGGCATTTGCTCATGATGAAGCAAAATTGCGCATGGGTCTTTGCTTTGAATCCATGAATGATCTGGCAAAAGCGGAAGCGCTTTACACTGAGATCGCTAAAAAAGAAGACATGAACACAACTGACTTCGCGGCAGCCAAAGAAGCGCAAAAATACCTGCGTTTGCTTAAAGCCAAGAAGAACCTTTAA
- the argS gene encoding arginine--tRNA ligase, giving the protein MIKHDSIRLLATNLLKDAIGRAYPDFSPAEDDIYKALVNPPKSDLGDLAFGCFILAKALKAAPPQVATAVAAQMTGATAVAAGPYINIRFDEQTHGEQVLATILDGSFFKKPLMEKSPKTMIEYSQPNTHKELHVGHMRNLCLGDAIVRMLRYSGREIVSSTFPGDMGTHVAKCLWYMKKHNQEPVPATEKGEWLGRMYSKANLLLEDQNGTPQEDINRQELTAILHQLEGKTGPYYDLWLETREWSIELMKKVYAWADVTFDEWYFESVMDSPSAAWVKQLYAEGKLEMSQGAIGKDLESEKLGFCMLLKSDGTGLYATKDLLLAKHKFEDVKIEKSVYVVDMRQALHFKQVFRVLEILGFEQAKNCFHLQYNYVELPDGAMSSRKGNIVPLRELVHRMEDHVKTTYLSRYKGEWSEADIEKIAGQVAKGAIFYGMLRMDTNKKIVFDMNEWLKLDGESGPFVQYSYARISSLGRKFPRTAGSKVDWSRLTHSSERQLMQSLGGFNTAVAAAAENFKPAAICSYLYDLAKSFNVFYHECPIGTEADVATREARLALSEAVGMTLKNGLAVLGMPAPEKM; this is encoded by the coding sequence ATGATTAAACACGACTCCATTCGATTGCTTGCGACGAACTTACTTAAAGATGCGATTGGCCGCGCTTATCCGGACTTTTCACCCGCTGAAGACGATATTTATAAGGCTTTGGTAAATCCTCCGAAATCTGATTTGGGCGACCTGGCTTTTGGTTGCTTCATTTTGGCGAAAGCTTTGAAAGCAGCCCCTCCGCAAGTGGCAACGGCTGTTGCGGCTCAAATGACAGGTGCCACTGCGGTTGCCGCGGGTCCTTATATTAATATCCGTTTCGACGAACAAACTCATGGTGAACAGGTTCTGGCGACAATTCTGGATGGCAGCTTCTTTAAAAAGCCGCTGATGGAAAAATCCCCAAAAACCATGATCGAATATTCCCAGCCCAACACGCATAAAGAACTTCATGTGGGTCACATGCGCAACCTTTGCTTGGGCGACGCGATTGTTCGCATGCTTCGTTATAGCGGCCGTGAAATCGTTTCTTCGACGTTCCCGGGTGATATGGGAACACACGTGGCGAAGTGTCTTTGGTACATGAAAAAGCACAATCAAGAACCCGTTCCGGCCACCGAAAAAGGTGAATGGCTGGGCCGCATGTATTCCAAGGCCAATTTGTTGTTGGAAGATCAAAACGGCACACCTCAGGAAGATATCAATCGTCAGGAACTGACAGCGATTCTGCATCAGCTGGAAGGCAAGACCGGTCCTTATTATGACCTGTGGCTTGAAACCCGCGAATGGTCCATCGAGCTGATGAAGAAGGTCTATGCCTGGGCGGATGTGACGTTTGATGAATGGTACTTTGAATCCGTAATGGATTCTCCGTCTGCAGCATGGGTAAAGCAGCTTTACGCTGAAGGCAAACTTGAGATGTCTCAAGGCGCTATCGGTAAAGATTTGGAGTCTGAAAAGCTGGGCTTCTGCATGCTTTTGAAATCTGATGGTACCGGTCTTTACGCGACGAAAGATTTGTTGCTGGCGAAGCACAAGTTTGAAGATGTGAAGATTGAAAAAAGCGTTTATGTCGTCGATATGCGCCAGGCTTTGCATTTCAAACAGGTCTTCCGCGTGCTGGAAATCCTGGGCTTTGAGCAGGCCAAGAACTGCTTCCATCTTCAGTACAACTATGTGGAATTGCCGGATGGTGCGATGAGCTCGCGCAAAGGCAACATCGTTCCATTGCGTGAATTGGTTCACCGTATGGAAGATCATGTGAAGACCACATATCTGAGCCGATATAAAGGTGAATGGTCAGAGGCGGATATTGAGAAGATTGCAGGTCAGGTTGCCAAGGGTGCTATTTTCTATGGCATGCTTCGTATGGATACGAACAAGAAGATCGTCTTTGATATGAATGAATGGTTGAAACTGGACGGGGAGTCCGGACCATTTGTGCAATATTCTTACGCACGTATCTCCAGCCTGGGTCGTAAGTTCCCACGCACGGCCGGCAGTAAAGTTGACTGGAGTCGTTTGACTCACTCTTCTGAAAGACAGCTGATGCAGTCTTTGGGTGGCTTCAATACAGCTGTTGCGGCGGCGGCAGAAAACTTCAAGCCTGCGGCGATTTGCAGCTATCTTTATGATCTGGCAAAGAGCTTCAACGTCTTCTATCATGAGTGCCCGATCGGCACTGAAGCGGATGTTGCAACTCGCGAAGCACGTCTGGCTTTGAGCGAAGCTGTCGGTATGACTCTGAAAAATGGTCTGGCTGTTCTTGGTATGCCAGCACCGGAGAAAATGTAG
- a CDS encoding outer membrane protein assembly factor BamB family protein, whose product MKIVLFGTLLLTLVGCTTLNSGLEKWSSLNNSKREYEVKAAWIRRTTEKDNLGFRKINRMTPVLAGNLVIQGNGLDGIVAYSRDSGQERWRLPIENGAEPSATLIRDRLFVGASDGNFYSIEASTGKVQWTFNTKSENLAAPLLEDGIVYFLAGNSVFYALDASTGHQVWLYSRQDTSQFSIRGGSQAALSNGTLYVGFSDGSVVALNAKTGSSLWEVQLNRNKRFRDIDATPVVEGNQLYVAGYDDKLYCLSVDKGEVLWRIEGGGYSGVTIVGDKLIYPTTNGEVQALNKASGDKLWSYTLKDGIATQVRTYKGVLVFGESQGSLRFLDANAGTEVGSFEPGRGILSSPQVDEKAGRVYFISGEANLYAIDAGWIKTPYF is encoded by the coding sequence ATGAAGATTGTCCTGTTCGGAACTCTATTGCTGACGCTGGTTGGATGCACCACTTTGAACTCGGGTTTGGAGAAATGGAGCTCTTTAAACAACAGCAAGCGTGAGTACGAGGTCAAGGCCGCGTGGATTCGTCGCACCACTGAAAAAGACAATCTGGGCTTCCGTAAGATCAACCGTATGACGCCGGTTTTGGCTGGCAATCTGGTGATTCAGGGGAATGGTCTGGATGGGATTGTTGCCTATAGCCGCGACAGCGGTCAGGAGCGCTGGAGACTGCCGATTGAAAATGGTGCTGAACCCAGCGCCACTTTGATCCGTGATCGTTTGTTTGTAGGTGCGAGCGATGGAAACTTCTATTCTATCGAAGCCAGCACCGGCAAAGTCCAGTGGACCTTCAATACCAAATCTGAAAACCTGGCCGCTCCTTTGTTGGAAGACGGCATTGTGTACTTCCTTGCGGGCAACAGCGTATTTTACGCACTGGATGCCTCTACAGGCCACCAGGTCTGGTTGTACTCTCGTCAGGATACGTCCCAGTTCTCTATTCGTGGCGGCAGTCAGGCGGCTTTAAGCAATGGTACTTTGTACGTGGGCTTCTCTGACGGTTCCGTGGTGGCTTTGAATGCGAAGACGGGTTCTTCCCTGTGGGAAGTTCAACTGAACCGCAACAAACGCTTCCGTGATATTGATGCGACCCCGGTGGTTGAAGGCAATCAGCTTTATGTGGCTGGTTATGATGACAAGCTTTACTGCCTTTCTGTAGACAAGGGTGAAGTCCTTTGGCGCATTGAAGGTGGCGGTTATAGCGGCGTCACTATCGTGGGTGATAAATTGATCTATCCGACGACCAATGGCGAAGTCCAGGCTTTGAATAAAGCGTCTGGTGACAAGCTGTGGTCTTATACGCTGAAGGACGGCATTGCGACTCAGGTAAGAACCTACAAAGGGGTGCTTGTGTTCGGTGAATCCCAAGGCTCTTTGCGCTTTCTGGATGCCAATGCCGGCACCGAGGTGGGATCTTTCGAACCGGGCCGCGGAATCCTTTCCTCCCCACAAGTGGATGAAAAGGCGGGTCGAGTTTACTTTATTTCCGGCGAAGCGAATCTTTATGCGATCGACGCTGGTTGGATCAAAACCCCTTACTTTTAG
- a CDS encoding tyrosine-type recombinase/integrase: MATAPRYQLNKNKYLLAPESERLRKILTDFQDKDPRNCLMIWTALRTGARAQEVLNIQRADLNPYDESIFIRGLKGSNDREIPVHSDLFSRLHRFAENQGGTSVFPISYNRLYQVWEMYRPVPKKFHALRHTFAIELYQKTKDLRLVQVALGHRNITNTMVYADYVYSQQELRKLIL; this comes from the coding sequence ATGGCTACGGCACCTCGGTATCAACTTAATAAGAACAAATATCTTCTCGCTCCCGAATCGGAACGTTTGCGAAAAATTCTCACAGATTTTCAGGATAAGGATCCACGCAACTGTTTGATGATTTGGACGGCTTTGCGAACTGGCGCCCGGGCTCAGGAAGTTCTCAATATTCAGCGGGCGGATTTGAACCCCTACGATGAAAGCATATTCATTAGGGGCCTAAAGGGGTCGAATGACCGCGAAATTCCGGTTCATTCTGATCTTTTCAGCCGACTTCATCGCTTCGCCGAAAACCAGGGCGGAACGTCGGTTTTTCCTATTTCGTACAATCGGCTTTATCAGGTCTGGGAAATGTATCGCCCCGTACCAAAGAAGTTTCACGCCTTAAGGCACACGTTTGCGATTGAGCTGTATCAGAAAACGAAGGATTTGCGACTGGTCCAGGTGGCGTTGGGACATCGAAACATCACCAACACCATGGTTTATGCGGATTACGTATATTCTCAGCAAGAGCTACGTAAATTGATCCTTTAA
- a CDS encoding Fic family protein produces the protein MPVHKMFKFMLSLLLTISFMSPAQAAQMCEYVFTDPQVKARGVEFGLRSEVKQPETPRELLQFKTIKADLWATLDKLAPQRKSQVEHLLASVEFFDYTHTAEKLLPNFLEGKREAMDFSKIYDRGEAEAAPFKGFLSARDNFLRKEQPPITAELLPEIHKRIMENGVEGIRADQLGVWRNGHWMGNVAGAFKMTPKEAQVVLENPYLNFVESAREGSTLNEGVWKNVKIWGSKRDMVVENGDTTLVSGRIHYPYVTTPKQATVDIIKNSHPELYKEIMAYREQNGTSLNGQGTPALEQAFTKALVEQRFERFNAERAALGEVKIGTNEHRYIDIVADLQRDLVAIHPVLNGNGRTTRLLMNYLLTKEGLPPVRLVDPFLDVQVSQKEWREYVHKGVVNNAHLQADVLFRIKNGLTVEHSPELLYPGLPEMVGISLKQQGKTKVVENYAQTKVDAEQFNAFIKALVQAHPELKVEIQNNRLRAMSRIADLFVEYYRSKTVRYIHDKDGERQIGLRLVDPDFIDMFGVNRSGSKALWDAKMNRWYDKELLVWRGLSNRTKEPTRQELLDYFKKPTSHLVSNSVLRALRSGTPLVEAIKNDFALYNKESLNGDMVEMAIDHHRSGPKYGVSYGYSTSKREVVGKAFAMGAMVVGEYGKHMDPALQSQLKSRINVASYRAMKDVDLGRLKAFDPEFAYTYGRQAEVMGIGGTDPDAVMLIQRLDAAGKVMETLLRNIEKPNEVMVIDGRYVPGEGPLPTERIKERLLIQPTTL, from the coding sequence ATGCCTGTGCATAAGATGTTTAAGTTCATGCTGTCCCTGTTACTGACAATCAGCTTTATGAGCCCGGCGCAAGCCGCTCAGATGTGTGAGTATGTCTTTACAGATCCGCAGGTTAAAGCCCGCGGTGTGGAATTCGGCCTGCGTTCTGAAGTGAAACAGCCGGAAACTCCTCGTGAACTGCTGCAATTTAAAACTATTAAAGCAGACCTTTGGGCAACCCTGGACAAGCTGGCCCCACAGCGCAAATCCCAGGTTGAACATCTTCTGGCTTCAGTCGAGTTCTTCGATTACACGCACACAGCTGAAAAGCTTTTGCCTAACTTCCTTGAAGGCAAACGCGAAGCCATGGACTTTTCCAAGATCTACGATCGCGGCGAAGCTGAGGCAGCTCCATTTAAAGGTTTCCTGAGCGCTCGTGATAATTTCCTAAGAAAAGAACAGCCTCCAATCACCGCAGAACTTCTGCCAGAGATCCATAAGCGCATTATGGAAAACGGCGTTGAAGGCATCCGTGCAGACCAATTGGGCGTATGGCGCAATGGTCATTGGATGGGTAACGTAGCTGGCGCATTCAAAATGACGCCGAAAGAAGCTCAAGTAGTCCTGGAAAATCCTTACCTGAACTTTGTTGAAAGCGCTCGCGAAGGCAGCACTTTGAATGAAGGCGTATGGAAGAATGTAAAAATCTGGGGTTCCAAACGTGACATGGTTGTGGAAAATGGCGACACCACTTTGGTCAGCGGCCGTATTCACTATCCATATGTAACAACTCCGAAACAAGCCACTGTTGATATCATCAAAAACTCCCACCCGGAGCTTTATAAAGAAATCATGGCGTACCGTGAACAAAACGGCACGTCTTTGAATGGTCAGGGCACCCCGGCCCTGGAACAGGCCTTCACTAAAGCCCTGGTTGAACAGCGTTTCGAAAGATTCAATGCTGAGCGCGCGGCTTTGGGCGAAGTTAAAATCGGCACCAATGAACACAGATATATCGATATCGTAGCGGACCTTCAGCGTGACCTGGTGGCAATCCACCCGGTATTGAATGGTAACGGCCGCACGACTCGCCTGTTGATGAACTATCTTCTGACGAAGGAAGGCTTGCCTCCTGTTCGCCTGGTGGATCCTTTCCTGGATGTTCAGGTTTCCCAGAAAGAATGGCGCGAATACGTACATAAAGGTGTTGTTAACAACGCTCACTTGCAGGCTGATGTTTTGTTCCGTATCAAAAATGGTCTGACTGTAGAGCATTCTCCAGAGTTGCTGTACCCGGGTCTGCCAGAGATGGTTGGCATCTCTTTGAAACAACAGGGCAAGACCAAAGTTGTTGAAAACTATGCTCAAACCAAAGTGGATGCCGAGCAGTTTAACGCCTTCATCAAAGCCCTGGTTCAGGCACACCCTGAATTGAAAGTAGAGATCCAGAACAACCGTCTGCGTGCAATGTCTCGTATCGCTGACTTGTTTGTTGAATACTACAGATCAAAAACCGTTCGCTACATCCACGATAAAGATGGCGAACGCCAGATCGGTCTGCGCCTGGTTGATCCTGACTTTATTGATATGTTCGGTGTAAATCGTTCCGGTTCCAAAGCCCTTTGGGATGCAAAAATGAACCGTTGGTATGACAAAGAGCTGCTTGTATGGCGCGGTCTTTCCAACAGAACCAAAGAGCCGACTCGTCAAGAGCTGTTGGACTACTTCAAAAAACCAACATCTCACTTGGTGTCCAACAGCGTGCTAAGAGCTCTTCGTTCCGGCACTCCACTGGTTGAGGCTATTAAGAATGACTTTGCTCTGTACAACAAAGAATCCCTGAATGGTGACATGGTTGAAATGGCCATTGACCACCACAGAAGCGGACCGAAATATGGTGTCTCTTACGGTTACTCCACTTCCAAACGTGAAGTGGTGGGTAAGGCCTTCGCCATGGGTGCGATGGTTGTTGGTGAATACGGCAAACACATGGATCCAGCCCTTCAGTCTCAGTTGAAGTCCCGTATCAACGTGGCTTCTTACAGAGCGATGAAGGATGTGGACCTGGGTCGCCTGAAAGCGTTTGACCCTGAATTCGCCTACACTTACGGCCGTCAGGCAGAAGTTATGGGTATCGGTGGTACAGATCCAGATGCGGTGATGCTGATCCAAAGACTGGATGCCGCTGGTAAAGTAATGGAAACGCTTCTAAGAAATATCGAGAAGCCAAATGAAGTGATGGTGATCGACGGTCGCTACGTGCCGGGAGAAGGTCCTCTCCCGACAGAAAGAATCAAAGAGCGTTTGCTTATTCAGCCAACCACTCTTTAA